In Marmota flaviventris isolate mMarFla1 chromosome 17, mMarFla1.hap1, whole genome shotgun sequence, a single genomic region encodes these proteins:
- the LOC139702392 gene encoding olfactory receptor 1A1-like: protein MKKENESSTMEFILLGVTGQQDQEDFFFILFLFIYPITLVGNLLIILAILSDIRLHNPMYFLLANLSLVDIFLSSVTIPKMLANHLLGSKAISFGGCLTQMYFMIALVNTESYILAAMAYDRAMAISRPLHYTTIMSPRSCVLLVVTSWVIGNANALPHTLLTADLSFCGSKEVANFYCDISPLLKLSCSDIHLNVKMMYLGVAVFSVLLLCIVVSYVRVFSTVLRIPSTKGVRKAFSTCGSHLTAVSLYYGTVMGMYFRPLTSYSLKDAVLAVMYMTVTPMLNPFIYSMRNQDMKAALKKLFQRRNSS, encoded by the coding sequence ATGAAGAAAGAAAACGAGTCTTCTACCATGGAGTTCATCCTCTTGGGAGTCACAGGTCAGCAGGATCAGGAGGATTTCTTCTTCATCCTCTTCCTGTTCATTTACCCCATCACCCTGGTAGGAAACTTACTCATCATCCTCGCCATTCTCTCTGACATTCGCCTCCACAACCCCATGTATTTCCTCCTGGCCAACCTCTCCCTTGTTGACATCTTCTTATCCTCTGTAACCATCCCTAAGATGCTGGCCAATCATCTCCTGGGCAGCAAAGCTATCTCCTTTGGGGGATGCCTGACACAGATGTATTTCATGATAGCTTTGGTCAACACAGAAAGTTACATACTGGCAGCAATGGCATATGACCGAGCCATGGCCATCAGCCGCCCTCTTCATTATACAACCATCATGAGTCCAAGGTCCTGTGTCCTGCTGGTGGTTACATCCTGGGTGATTGGAAATGCCAATGCCCTTCCTCACACTCTGCTCACAGCTGATCTGTCCTTCTGTGGCAGCAAGGAAGTGGCCAACTTTTACTGTGACATTTCCCCCTTGCTCAAGCTGTCCTGTTCTGACATACACTTGAACGTGAAGATGATGTACCTAGGGGTTGCTGTTTTCTCTGTGCTGTTACTGTGCATCGTTGTCTCCTATGTTCGTGTCTTTTCCACGGTCCTCCGCATTCCATCCACAAAGGGTGTAcgcaaagccttctccacctgtggatcTCACCTCACAGCTGTTTCCTTATACTATGGGACAGTCATGGGCATGTATTTCCGACCTCTGACCAGTTATAGCCTAAAGGATGCTGTGCTTGCTGTGATGTACATGACAGTGACCCCGATGTTAAATCCTTTCATCTACAGTATGAGAAACCAAGACATGAAGGCTGCTCTGAAGAAACTCTTTCAGAGAAGAAATTCTTCATAA